A section of the Myxococcus virescens genome encodes:
- a CDS encoding response regulator, which produces SSFASEVTRVAKEVGTEGKLGGQAIVRGVGGTWKDLTDNVNSMASNLTSQVRNIAEVTMAVARGDLSKKITVDVRGEILELKNTINTMVDQLSSFASEVTRVAREVGTEGKLGGQAIVRGVGGTWKDLTDNVNSMASNLTSQVRNIAEVTTAVANGDLSKKITVDVRGEILELKNTINTMVDQLNSFASEVTRVAREVGTEGKLGGQAVVKGVAGTWKDLTDNVNSMASNLTSQVRNIAEVTTAVAKGDLSKKITVDVQGEILELKNTINTMVDQLNSFASEVTRVAREVGTEGKLGGQAEVKGVAGTWKDLTDNVNSMASNLTTQVRGIAKVVTSVANGDLKRKLVVDAKGEIAELADTINGMIDTLAVFADQVTTVAREVGIEGKLGGQARVPGTAGIWRDLTDNVNQLAANLTTQVRAIAEVATAVTKGDLTRFITVSAQGEVAALKDNINEMIRNLKDTTRKNTEQDWLKTNLAKFTRVLQGQRDLLTVSKVILSELAPLVDAQHGVFYISERADGGDQMLKLLASYAYRQRKGLANTFKYGEGLVGQCALEKEPILLSDVPDSYIRIASGLGEEVPRNIVVLPVLFEGEVKAVIELASFHTFSEVHMGFLEQLTESIGIVLNTIAANMRTEALLKQSQALTDELRKQQEELTETNKRLEQQATSLQQSEELLKRQQEELRSTNEELQEKAKLLSEQKTEVERKNGEVEQAKLALEEKAEQLSLTSKYKSEFLANMSHELRTPLNSLLILSQTLSDNVDGNLTSRQVEFAKTIHASGADLLELINDILDLSKIESGTMAVDVGPLRFGDLREFVDRTFRQVADKKGLEFHIGLGDSLPGELETDAKRLQQVLKNLLSNAFKFTEAGSVSLHIGLAKGGWSPDHAMLSSAPSVVAFTVVDTGIGIPKDKHQIIFEAFQQADGSTARKYGGTGLGLSISREIARLLGGEIRLESDVGRGSAFTLYLPLAFMAERPQEEHARWDYHPLATTVLPVPLAEPVSESRVSSLSRMDIDDDRSSILPGDKVLLAVTHLADHAARLRAAAQGTGFKVLVSTEVEDALDAVRNTRPAAVAVDLDLPEMAGWVVLDRLKHDASTRALPVYTVSVEDHRERSLNLGAIGHLRAAADPEAAVAALESLKRFVERKGRGLLVVEDDPVHRQTLTELLGSDDVQTVAVGTAAEALAALAERRFDCMVLDLGLPDMPGTELIRRIHEAHGAGGPPLIVYTGRELTRAQETELRRVAEAIVVKDAQSPERLLEETSLFLHRSPSELTEPKRRMLEKAREKDPLLVNRKVLVVDDDVRNIFALNTVLERYGMKVAFAESAREGLDQLEKDADIELVLMDVMMPEMDGYQAMRAIRRMERFVHLPILALTAKAMKGDREKCLEAGASDYITKPVDIEKLLSLLRVWLHAPRGMPPRGSRTEVSG; this is translated from the coding sequence TCGTCCTTCGCCTCCGAAGTGACGCGCGTCGCGAAGGAAGTGGGGACGGAAGGAAAGCTCGGTGGTCAGGCCATCGTGCGCGGCGTCGGTGGAACGTGGAAGGACCTCACGGACAACGTGAACTCCATGGCCTCCAACCTGACGTCCCAGGTGCGAAACATCGCCGAGGTGACGATGGCGGTGGCGCGCGGTGACCTCTCCAAGAAGATCACCGTGGACGTGCGCGGCGAGATTCTGGAGCTGAAGAACACCATCAACACGATGGTGGACCAGTTGTCGTCCTTCGCCTCGGAAGTGACGCGCGTGGCGCGCGAAGTGGGGACGGAAGGAAAGCTCGGTGGTCAGGCCATCGTGCGCGGTGTCGGCGGAACGTGGAAGGACCTCACCGACAACGTGAACAGCATGGCGTCCAACCTGACGTCGCAGGTGCGAAACATCGCGGAAGTCACCACGGCCGTGGCCAACGGTGACCTCTCCAAGAAGATCACCGTGGACGTGCGCGGCGAAATCCTGGAGCTGAAGAACACCATCAACACGATGGTGGACCAGCTCAACTCGTTCGCGTCGGAAGTGACGCGTGTGGCGCGCGAGGTGGGGACGGAGGGCAAGCTGGGCGGCCAGGCCGTGGTGAAGGGTGTGGCCGGTACGTGGAAGGACCTCACCGACAACGTGAACTCCATGGCGTCGAACCTGACGTCTCAGGTGCGCAACATCGCCGAGGTGACGACGGCCGTCGCCAAGGGCGACCTGTCCAAGAAAATCACCGTCGACGTGCAGGGCGAAATCCTGGAGCTGAAGAACACCATCAACACGATGGTGGACCAGCTCAACTCGTTCGCGTCGGAAGTGACGCGCGTGGCGCGCGAGGTGGGCACGGAGGGCAAGCTGGGCGGACAGGCCGAGGTGAAGGGCGTGGCCGGCACGTGGAAGGACCTCACGGACAACGTGAACTCCATGGCCTCCAACCTCACCACGCAGGTGCGCGGCATCGCCAAGGTCGTGACGTCGGTGGCCAACGGCGACCTGAAGCGCAAGCTGGTGGTGGACGCGAAGGGCGAAATCGCGGAGCTGGCGGACACCATCAACGGCATGATTGACACCCTGGCGGTGTTCGCCGACCAGGTGACGACGGTGGCCCGCGAGGTGGGCATCGAAGGGAAGCTGGGCGGTCAGGCCCGTGTGCCCGGGACGGCGGGCATCTGGCGCGACCTCACGGACAACGTGAACCAGCTGGCCGCCAACCTCACCACGCAGGTGCGCGCCATCGCCGAGGTGGCCACCGCCGTGACGAAGGGTGACCTCACGCGGTTCATCACCGTGTCCGCCCAGGGCGAAGTGGCCGCCCTGAAGGACAACATCAACGAGATGATCCGCAACCTGAAGGACACCACGCGGAAGAACACGGAGCAGGACTGGCTCAAGACGAACCTGGCCAAGTTCACCCGCGTCCTCCAGGGGCAGCGGGATTTGCTCACGGTGTCCAAGGTCATCCTGTCGGAGCTGGCGCCGCTGGTGGATGCCCAGCACGGCGTCTTCTACATCTCCGAGCGCGCGGACGGCGGCGACCAGATGCTCAAGCTGCTGGCGTCCTACGCGTACCGCCAGCGCAAGGGACTGGCGAACACCTTCAAGTACGGCGAGGGACTGGTGGGCCAGTGCGCCCTGGAGAAGGAGCCCATCCTCCTGTCGGACGTGCCGGACAGCTACATCCGCATCGCGTCCGGCCTGGGCGAGGAGGTGCCACGCAACATCGTGGTGCTGCCGGTGCTCTTCGAAGGGGAAGTCAAAGCCGTCATCGAGCTGGCCTCCTTCCACACCTTCAGTGAGGTCCACATGGGCTTCCTGGAGCAGCTCACGGAGTCCATCGGCATCGTGCTCAACACGATTGCCGCCAACATGCGCACCGAGGCGCTGCTGAAGCAGTCGCAGGCGCTGACGGACGAGCTCCGCAAGCAGCAGGAGGAGTTGACGGAGACGAACAAGCGCCTGGAGCAGCAGGCCACCTCGCTCCAGCAGTCGGAGGAGCTGCTCAAGCGTCAGCAGGAGGAGCTGCGCAGCACCAACGAGGAGCTCCAGGAGAAGGCGAAGCTGCTCTCCGAGCAGAAGACGGAGGTGGAGCGCAAGAATGGCGAGGTGGAGCAGGCCAAGCTCGCCCTGGAGGAGAAGGCCGAACAGCTCAGCCTCACGTCCAAGTACAAGTCCGAGTTCCTGGCCAACATGAGCCACGAGCTGCGGACGCCGCTCAACTCGCTGCTCATCCTCAGCCAGACGCTCAGCGACAACGTGGATGGCAACCTCACGTCGCGGCAGGTGGAGTTCGCCAAGACGATTCACGCATCCGGCGCGGACCTGCTGGAGCTCATCAACGACATCCTCGACCTGTCGAAGATTGAATCCGGCACCATGGCCGTGGACGTGGGACCGCTGCGCTTCGGCGACCTGCGCGAGTTCGTGGACCGCACCTTCCGGCAGGTGGCGGACAAGAAGGGGTTGGAGTTCCACATCGGCCTGGGGGATTCGCTGCCCGGCGAGCTGGAGACGGACGCGAAGCGCCTGCAACAGGTGCTCAAGAACCTGCTGTCCAACGCCTTCAAGTTCACCGAGGCCGGCTCGGTGTCGCTGCACATCGGGCTGGCGAAGGGCGGCTGGTCTCCGGACCACGCCATGTTGTCCTCAGCGCCCTCGGTGGTCGCCTTCACCGTGGTGGACACGGGCATCGGCATCCCGAAGGACAAGCATCAAATCATCTTCGAGGCCTTCCAGCAGGCGGATGGCTCCACCGCCCGCAAGTACGGGGGCACCGGCCTGGGCCTGTCCATCAGCCGTGAAATCGCGCGACTGCTCGGCGGCGAAATCCGGCTGGAGAGCGACGTGGGCAGGGGCAGCGCCTTCACCCTCTACCTGCCGCTGGCCTTCATGGCGGAGCGTCCGCAGGAGGAGCATGCGCGCTGGGACTACCACCCGCTGGCCACCACGGTGCTCCCCGTGCCCCTCGCGGAGCCCGTCTCCGAGTCGCGGGTGTCTTCGCTGAGCCGGATGGACATTGATGATGACCGGAGCTCCATCCTGCCTGGAGACAAGGTGCTGCTGGCCGTGACGCACCTGGCGGACCATGCCGCGCGCCTGCGTGCCGCGGCACAGGGCACGGGCTTCAAGGTGCTGGTGTCCACCGAGGTGGAGGACGCGCTGGACGCCGTCCGCAACACGCGGCCAGCGGCCGTGGCGGTGGACCTGGACCTGCCGGAGATGGCGGGCTGGGTGGTGCTGGACCGGCTGAAGCACGACGCGTCCACTCGCGCGCTGCCGGTGTACACGGTGTCGGTGGAGGACCACCGCGAGCGCTCGCTCAACCTGGGCGCCATTGGCCACCTGCGCGCGGCGGCGGACCCGGAGGCGGCGGTGGCCGCGCTGGAGTCCCTCAAGCGCTTCGTGGAGCGCAAGGGCCGCGGGCTGCTCGTGGTGGAGGACGACCCCGTCCACCGCCAGACACTGACGGAGCTTCTGGGCAGTGATGACGTGCAGACGGTGGCGGTGGGGACCGCGGCGGAGGCGCTGGCCGCGCTGGCCGAGCGCCGCTTCGACTGCATGGTGCTGGACCTGGGCCTGCCGGACATGCCCGGCACGGAGCTCATCCGCCGCATCCATGAGGCGCACGGCGCGGGCGGGCCGCCGCTCATCGTCTACACGGGCCGCGAGCTGACGCGCGCCCAGGAGACGGAGCTGCGGCGCGTGGCCGAGGCCATCGTGGTGAAGGACGCGCAGAGCCCGGAGCGGCTCCTGGAGGAGACGAGCCTGTTCCTCCACCGCTCGCCCTCGGAGCTGACCGAGCCCAAGCGCCGCATGCTGGAGAAGGCGCGCGAAAAGGACCCCTTGCTGGTGAACCGCAAGGTGCTGGTCGTGGACGACGACGTGCGCAACATCTTCGCCCTCAACACCGTGCTGGAGCGCTACGGCATGAAGGTGGCCTTCGCGGAGAGCGCGCGCGAGGGCCTGGACCAGCTGGAGAAGGACGCCGACATCGAGCTGGTGCTGATGGACGTGATGATGCCGGAGATGGACGGCTACCAGGCCATGCGCGCCATCCGCCGCATGGAGCGCTTCGTCCATCTGCCCATCCTGGCCCTCACCGCCAAGGCCATGAAGGGTGACCGGGAGAAGTGCCTGGAGGCCGGTGCGTCCGACTACATCACCAAGCCGGTGGACATCGAGAAGCTGCTCAGCCTGCTGCGCGTGTGGCTGCACGCGCCGCGGGGCATGCCGCCGCGCGGTTCGCGCACGGAGGTCTCCGGATGA
- a CDS encoding HAMP domain-containing protein yields MATKKVSSRRAPVAAPPPPRIREDDSQSLDSRQLLRVLTAVRKGDFSVRMPVDKVGSAGKVADTLNEIIELSERMAREFERIGNVVGKEGRITQRGNVVGALGSWGDCVESVNTLVADLVQPTTEMGRVIGAVAKGDLSQTMALEVDGRPLRGEFLRTARLVNGMVEQLGAFASEVTRVAREVGTDGKLGGQAKVKGVAGTWKDLTDNVNSMASNLTAQVRSIAEVTTAVAKGDLSKKITVDVRGEILELKNTINTMVDQLSSFASEVTRVAREVGTEGKLGGQAEVKGVAGTWKDLTDNVNSMA; encoded by the coding sequence ATGGCCACGAAGAAGGTTTCCTCCCGCCGTGCACCTGTCGCGGCTCCCCCTCCACCGCGAATCCGGGAGGATGATTCGCAGTCGCTCGACTCGCGCCAGTTGCTGCGGGTCCTCACCGCCGTCCGCAAGGGCGACTTCTCCGTGCGCATGCCGGTGGACAAGGTGGGCAGCGCCGGCAAGGTGGCGGACACGCTGAACGAAATCATCGAACTCAGCGAGCGCATGGCCCGTGAGTTCGAGCGCATCGGCAACGTGGTGGGCAAGGAAGGCCGCATCACCCAGCGCGGCAACGTGGTGGGCGCGCTGGGCTCGTGGGGCGACTGCGTCGAGTCGGTGAACACGCTGGTGGCCGACCTGGTGCAACCGACGACGGAGATGGGCCGCGTCATCGGCGCTGTGGCCAAGGGTGACCTGTCGCAGACCATGGCCCTGGAAGTGGATGGACGTCCCCTCCGAGGCGAGTTCCTCCGCACCGCCCGGTTGGTGAACGGGATGGTGGAGCAGCTCGGCGCCTTCGCTTCCGAGGTGACGCGCGTGGCCCGCGAGGTGGGCACCGACGGAAAGCTGGGCGGTCAGGCCAAGGTGAAGGGCGTGGCCGGCACGTGGAAGGACCTCACGGACAACGTGAACTCCATGGCCTCCAACCTCACCGCGCAGGTGCGCAGCATCGCCGAGGTGACGACGGCCGTCGCCAAGGGCGACCTGTCGAAGAAAATCACCGTGGACGTGCGCGGCGAGATTCTGGAGCTGAAGAACACCATCAACACGATGGTGGACCAGTTGTCGTCCTTCGCTTCGGAAGTGACGCGCGTGGCGCGTGAAGTGGGCACGGAAGGCAAGCTGGGTGGTCAGGCCGAAGTGAAGGGCGTGGCCGGCACGTGGAAGGACCTCACGGACAACGTGAACTCCATGGC
- a CDS encoding response regulator codes for METVLVVDDEQGILEALADLLREEGYRVLTASHGREALERMAELRPDLVLTDWMMPVLDGPALIERIRAEPAYKDVSLMGMSAVDVSSLRHRYPGMPFLQKPFDIHALMRQVRKALDGKQG; via the coding sequence ATGGAGACGGTCCTGGTGGTGGATGACGAGCAGGGCATCCTGGAAGCCCTGGCGGACCTCCTTCGAGAGGAGGGCTATCGCGTTCTGACGGCCTCTCACGGCCGTGAGGCGCTGGAGCGGATGGCGGAGCTCCGGCCGGACCTGGTCCTCACTGACTGGATGATGCCCGTCCTGGACGGACCGGCACTCATCGAGCGCATCCGGGCTGAGCCGGCCTACAAGGATGTGTCACTCATGGGGATGAGCGCGGTGGACGTGTCCTCGCTGCGGCATCGGTATCCTGGCATGCCGTTCCTCCAGAAGCCCTTCGACATCCACGCGCTGATGCGACAGGTCCGCAAGGCCCTGGATGGAAAGCAAGGCTGA